The genomic segment TCAGTAATACCGGGGTTATCACCAACAGTTATTGGGCATGGGGCGGTGGTATCTTTCTCGGCGGGTGCGACGGGGCTATGGTGGATGGGAATCGGGTTGAGTACAACGTGGCTCTGGCGGGATTGGGTTTCAATCCTGGCGTGGGGGCCGGTATCCACGTTGAATTCAGCGACGGAGCAGTGCTTAACAACAACGTCGTTCGACACAACATCGCCGACCTACTCGGTAGTGTCACCGGCTTTGGCGGTGGCATAAGCACTGAGGGGGTGAACAGATTGCGCGTCGAAGGCAACACGATCGAGGATAACTCAGCAGGGGCAAGCGGGAGAGGCGGTGGTCTCTGGGTCTATGATTCCCATGACTTGCTTCTTAGCGGGAACCGGGTGTTGTTCAATTCTGCAGTCCGGGGTGGAGGTTTCTATATCATAGGTGATACCAGCTTTACGATGACCAACAATATCGTGGCTGGAAACGTTGCCTCATCCCGAGGCGGCGGCCTGGCCTTTGACACCGGTGCCTCCCAGCCGGTCACCGGCACGCTTTTGCACAACACCTTTGCTGCCAACAACCAGGGTTCCGGCGATGGCCGCAGCGCGATCCACGTCAACGAATCCTACGTGAGCCTGGTGCTGACCAACAACCTGATTTACAGCCACACTTACGGGATCATCGTGGCGCCCACCAGCACGGTCCGGCTTTTCAATACCTTGTTTTACGCCAACGGCAGCGACACCAGCGGAGCGGGCACGATTACCAACACCAATCCCATTACGGGGCAGGCCCCGCTGTTGGACGGAACATATCACCTGCAAACCGACTCTCCGGCTATTGACGCCGGGGTGGATGCGGGCGTGACGGCTGACATTGACGGCGAGGCGCGAGATTCTTCCCCCGACATCGGCGCAGACGAGTTTGTGCTCCCCGCCGCGCCTGGGGGGGATGTTTACCTGCCCATTGTCTTGAAAAATCATTGATCTTTATTGGTGAGGATAATTAGGATAAGGAGACACAACTATGGAATATAAAAATTTGTTAAAGACCTGAGTTCGGGATAACTAAATGAAGTCAGGGAAAAGAGCTAATTGTTCAGGAGTAAGCTTAAGGGCAGGCTTCTTTTCCTGATGA from the Anaerolineae bacterium genome contains:
- a CDS encoding right-handed parallel beta-helix repeat-containing protein — its product is MKHKNLLKLLLIWVIALAATMALLFLLRGPTPAIADPIIRCVAPSGSCGLSTCQISAFRCLTTIQAAVDAANDGDEIWVEQGTYHLQGKARQVVYISKTVTIRGGYDNGFQQSFPLTQPTVVDAQGNGRGLYIDGSSGNISPTVEGLWITGGNASNALINNGLGGGIYSDDATPIIAGNIISNNIAYTSTSSFGAGGGIYVHDSPGSAVISANQVISNVANTSSGGEGGGIYVNGSPGVQVVNNVVLSNTGVITNSYWAWGGGIFLGGCDGAMVDGNRVEYNVALAGLGFNPGVGAGIHVEFSDGAVLNNNVVRHNIADLLGSVTGFGGGISTEGVNRLRVEGNTIEDNSAGASGRGGGLWVYDSHDLLLSGNRVLFNSAVRGGGFYIIGDTSFTMTNNIVAGNVASSRGGGLAFDTGASQPVTGTLLHNTFAANNQGSGDGRSAIHVNESYVSLVLTNNLIYSHTYGIIVAPTSTVRLFNTLFYANGSDTSGAGTITNTNPITGQAPLLDGTYHLQTDSPAIDAGVDAGVTADIDGEARDSSPDIGADEFVLPAAPGGDVYLPIVLKNH